A stretch of DNA from Rhodococcus sp. NBC_00297:
TCGGGCGTTCACCTTCCCGGCTTAGCGTGGGCGCCATGGCGATGCGACGAGTACTGCTGACCGTCTCGATGTGTATGGCGCTGGCGGCCTGCTCCGCACAAGATACCGAGACCGCTAAGCCGCTCGACGGATTCGACCTGCAGGCGCATCGCGGCGGCCTCGGACTGGTCACCGAGAGCACGCTTGCCTCGTTCACCAATGCCCTCGAGCTCGGCGTCACCACCCTCGAGATGGACACCCAGATCACCGAGGACGGCATCGCCGTCGTCACGCACGACCGAAAGGTGTCGGACGCGAAGTGCCGCGATACCCGGCCCGCGACCGACGGTGATCGCGAGTTTCCCTACGTCGGGAAGTACGTCAACACCCTGACGCTGGCGCAGGTGCGGACCCTCAATTGTGGTGTGACGCAGCTCGACGGCTACCCGGAACAGCGAATGGCGACAGATGCCGGAATCCCGACCCTCGACGAGGTGCTCGCGTTGGTGAACTCGTACGACTCCACGGTCCAGCTGAACATCGAGACCAAGGTGGAGGCGGCGGCGCCCACCGAAACGGCGTCCCGTGAGCAGTTCGCCGACGTGGTGCTCGCCTCGGTCGGGGCGGCGGGACTACTCGATCGCACCACCATCCAGAGTTTCGACTGGGGCGCTCTCCTTGCGGTGCAGAAGGTCGATCCGTCGGTGCGGCTGGTCGCGCTCACGGAGCCCGACTTCCTCGAGGTCGAAGAACCGGGAGCCTCACCGTGGTTGGGCGGTCTCGACATCGACGACTTCGACGGTGACCCGGTGGCGGCGGTGCAGTCGTTCGGCGCCCACGCACTCTCGCCCGTCCAGGGCACCCCGCAGAAGGGAGCCGTGGGCGACCCGGACTTCGAGCTCTACGTGACACCCGCAATGGTGACGTCCGCGCACGCCGCCGGGATCCGCGTCGTGCCGTGGACGGTGGACGATCCCGCGACGATGGCGGCACTGATGGACATGGGTGTCGACGGCATCATCACCGACTACCCCGACCGCCTTCGAGAGGTGATGGGGGAGCGAGGGATGGCGCTGCCGGAGCCGGCCACGGTGCGCTGACGCGCGCCTCTCAGCCGATAACGAGCACCGGTACCGGCTTCTCGAAGCTCTCGTTCTCCGGCAGGATCGGCTCGTCCGCGCCGGCATCGACGTCGGCGATCGTCTGCACTTTGCCCAGTGTCGACGATCCTTCGCGGGCCACCACCAGCTCGTCGTACAAGGCGAACCACGGCATCCCGAACCGCGTGTACTCGGCGGCACTCAGTGGAACCGAAGCGGGCTCGGACCCGGTAAGTTGTTGCCACACAGCACTGTTGACGATGTCTACGGTGAATCGTCGGCCGTGCTCGAGGTCCCACGAGTCGTGCGGGACCACCGGCGTCGCCACTGCTTGTCTGATGGATCCGCCGGCGCCGAGACCCATCGCGTCGTTCGGGGGCGCGGAGAAGCAGATGATGGTCGGGAGGTGGTCCAGCTCCGAGTACTTGCTCGCCAACAGCGGGTAGACGGCCACCTGGATCCCACCGCGCGCCGGCTCCGAAGACAGCTGCTCCTCCACCGTGTAGTCGGCGCCCAGCGGGGCAGCGACGAACTGGCGCACCGTTCCCTTCTCGACAGTGAACCCATCGAGCCACCGCTGGTCCGGAACTTCCAGGTAGTCCTCGGCCTCGAAGTCGGGAACGGGCGACCACGGCTCACCCGTCAGGACGTTGACGGTGCCGCTGCTCATCGTCACGAGGAACGGATAGCCGGCATCGAAGTTGATCCAGCATGCCTCGGACTGCCACATCGGCATGGCGAAGCGAGTCACCCCGTCGTCGTCCTGGCCGGACTCCGTCACCTGCAGTCTGCCGAGGCCCGGAGGGAGGTCGTACGTGGTTCCGTCGTCGGGAACGCGGAGAGTCCGCTGGAACGAGAACGACATCCGGGCGTCGGGATGGACCTCGGGGCACCGGACCTCGACACGGTCGTCGACGACGTGCACTGCCATGGTGAACCCCTTGCCCGGGCCCGCGGCCCTCGTTGTGTGTGGAGGGATGCTGGCACGGGGGTCCGACACAATTCGGCGGGCTCCGACTCAGTCGAGCCGCATCAACCCGTAGAAACCTTCAATGTGCTCGCGCGCCAGGGTGGCGGCCTTGGCGCCGTGGCCTCGGCGCAACGCGTCGACGATGCCGCGGTGTTCGCACCGCAGGTTCACGGCGACGGCCGACCAGTCGTCGAGCATCGGCACCGCGTCCATGACGTAGCCGTGGATGGAGTCGCGGAGCGAGGTCATCATGGCCTCGATCAGCACGTTGCCGGCCAGCCCGGCGAACCGTACGTGCAGCTCGGCGTCGAGGCGGTGGAACTGATCGGGTTCGAGGCTCTGGTCGTCCATTCGTTCCAGTAACTCGTCGATGGCACTGAGGTCGGGGGTGCGCGCCGCGGCTTCGCGCAGCGCCCACGACTCGAGCAACACGCGCGTCTGCACCACGTCGGCGATGGGCAGGAACTGCGTGGCCATGTGAAGGCGCAGTGCCGAGCCGATGGACGTGGCAGGGTCCGCCACCACGATTGCTCCCGCGTCGGGGCCGGACCCGACCGACGTCTTCACCACGCCCATCGCTTCCAGGACGCGGATGGCCTCGCGAACCGAGCTGCGGCCGACGCCGAGTTCCTCCGCGAGTGCGCGCTCGGCCGGCAGTCGGTCGCCGACACGGAGTCGGGCCGCCGCCAGGTCCTGTTCGATGCGGTGGAGAACCACCTCGTGTGCGCGCACTGTCGGAGAATAGCTGGTGTGGTCCGACCACAGGGGTTACTGTGGTCAGACCACACGCTCTGGAGGCTCCATGCGGATCGCCCTGTTCGCCACCTGTCTGGCGGACGCACTCTTTCCCGAGTCAGCGAAAGCGACTGTCTCGCTGCTCGAACGGCTCGGCCACACCGTCGTCTTCCCGTCGGATCAGACGTGCTGCGGCCAGATGCACGTCAATACCGGCTACCTCAAAGAAGCCGCACCGCTGGTGCGCCACCACGTCGAGGTCTTCGAGAAGTCGTCGTGGGACGTCGCGGTCGCACCGTCCGGTTCCTGCGTCGGATCGGTGCGTCACCAGCACGCGATGGTCGCCCGCCGCGCCGGTGACGAGGACTTGGCCACGCGCGCCGAGGACATCGCCGGACGCACCTACGAGCTGTCCGAACTTCTCGTCGACGTCCTCGGTGTCACCGACGTCGGCGCCTACTACCCGCACCGCGTCACCTACCACCCCACGTGCCATTCGCTGAGGATGCTGCGCGTCGGCGACAAGCCCCTCGAACTGCTGCGCAACGTGCGCGGCATGACGTTGGTCGAACTGCCCCAGGCCGAGTCGTGCTGCGGCTTCGGCGGAACGTTCGCGTTGAAAAATTCGGAGACCTCGACGGCGATGTTGTCGGACAAGATGGCCAACGTCCTCTCCACCGGCGCCGAGGTGTGCAGCGCCGGGGACTCGTCGTGCCTCATGCACATCGGCGGCGGACTGTCCCGCCTGCGCACCGGCGTCAAGACCGTGCACCTTGCCGAGATCCTTGCGTCGACGGAGGCAGCATGACCACCTTCTTGGGTTCGCCCGGCATCGGTAACATTCGCGGCGAGGAGAGCTTCCCGAAGGCCGCGAAGCGGGCGCTGCAGGACACGCAGATGCGGCGCAACGTCGGGGCCGCGACCAAGACCATTCGTGAGAAGCGGCTGGGAGCTGTTGCGGAGTGCGATGACTGGGAGGAACTGCGCCTCGCCGGTAGTGCCCTCAAGACCGACGTGATGTCGAGGCTGCCCGAGCTGCTGCAGCAACTCGAAGCCAACGTCACCGCCCGCGGGGGAGTGGTGCACTGGGCACGCGACGCCGACGAGGCCAATCGCATCATCACGGACCTCGTCAAGGCCACGGGCAGCGACGAGGTGGTCAAGGTGAAGTCCATGGCCACCCAGGAGACCGTCCTGAACGAGTACCTTGAAGCCGAGGGAATCGCGGCGATCGAGACGGACCTGGCCGAGCTCATCGTGCAGCTGGGTGACGACAAACCCAGTCACATCCTGGTTCCCGCAATCCACCGGAACCGCGCGGAGATTCGCGAGATCTTCCTGCGGCGCATGCCCGGTGTCGACGCTGCCATCACCGACGAGCCGCGCGAATTGGCCATGGCCGCACGGGAGCATCTGCGACGGAAGTTCCTGTCGGCGAAGGTGGCCATCAGTGGCGCCAACTTCGGTGTCGCCGAGACGGGGACGCTCGCCGTCGTCGAATCCGAAGGCAACGGGCGCATGTGTCTGACGCTGCCCGACACCCTCATCACGCTGATGGGCATCGAGAAACTGGTGCCGACGTTCGCCGATCTCGAGGTGTTCATGCAGCTGCTGCCGCGGTCGTCGACCGCCGAGCGCATGAATCCCTACACCTCGATGTGGACCGGAGTGCACGAGGGCGACGGACCTCAGAACTTCCACCTGGTACTCATCGACAATGGCAGAACCAACGTGCTTGCCGACGAGGTAGGCCGCGCCGCCCTGAATTGCATCCGGTGCAGTGCGTGCCTCAACGTCTGCCCGGTGTACGAGCGGACCGGCGGCCACGCATACGGTTCCGTGTATCCGGGCCCGATCGGTGCGATCCTCTCGCCGCAGCTCACCGGCACGACCGGTCACGACGACCCCAATGCCTCACTGCCGTATGCATCGTCACTGTGCGGGGCATGTTTCGACGCATGTCCGGTGCGTATCAACATCCCGGAGATTCTGGTGCACCTGCGGGCGGAGCAGGTCGACTCCGAACGCGGCGGAATCCCCGGCGGCCAGGAGATCGCGATGCGAGCTGCGGGGTGGGCGATGAACTCGCCGAAGCGATTCGGGATGGCCGAGAAGGCCGCCGGAGTCGGTCGACTGCTGGCAGGGAAGAAGGGGCACATCGAATCGCTTCCGTTCCCCGGGTCGCTGTGGACGACGAGCCGCGACATGCCGGCGCCACCCAAGGAGACGTTCCACCAGTGGTGGGCACGAACGCACGAGGACGACGCATGAGTGCCAAGGCCGAGATCTTGCGACGCATCCGATCGGCCACCGAGGGTGGTGTGACGGGTGCGGACGTGCCGCGCGATTACGACCGCGCTGCGTTGGTCGGCCGGGGGAACGTCGACCGCTTCGCCGAAACGGTCGACGACTACCGGGCGCAGGTGTACCGGATCTTCGAGGCGGAGATTGCCGGCACAGTCGCGTCGTTGCTCGGCGGTGGTCGAGCGGTCGTGCCGGTCGATCTGCCATCAGCCTGGGTTGACGGCATCGCGGTGGTTCCGGACGAAGGCCTGTCGGTCAACCAACTCGATGCCGTCGACGCAGTGATCACCGGCTGTGCGGTGGGGATCGCGGCGACGGGGACGATCGTGCTCGACGCTGGTGAAGCGCAGGGGCGGCGGGCGTTGACGCTGGTGCCCGATCACCACATCTGCATCGTCAAGGCGGACCAGGTGGTGGACACGGTGCCGCAGGCTTTCGCAGTGCTCGATGCGTCGCGGCCGCTGACGTTCATCAGTGGGCCGAGTGCCACCAGCGACATCGAGCTGAACAGGGTGGAAGGGGTCCACGGGCCGCGGCGGTTAAATGTGTTGATCGTGAGCTGATGCCGATGGGTCGAGGCCGTGACTTCCGTTTGTGCGTGTGAAGGTCCCCCGCATAGTCGAGCCTTCTAGGCTGCACTGCGTGAGCACTGCCCGAACCACCGTCGCCACCTGGAACGTCGAGTGGGCGACTACGCGCGGTCGACGAGGTGCAGAGGTGCGGGACCGTCTAACGAGATTGGCAGCCGACATTCTCGTTGTGACGGAGGGACGCCGAGGTCTCCTCCCGGATGACGGGTACACCCTCGACGGCGGCGACGACTGGGGATACGCGATCGAACCGGATCGTCGCAAAGTGCTGGTGTACTCCAGGCAGCCACTCTCGGACGTGATTCGGATCGAGAGTGGAGGCGGCGCAGGACGTGTGGTGGCCGCACTGACCGAGACGCCCATCGGGCCGGTCCGGTTGCTCGCGGTGTGCATTCCTTGGTCTCGCGCTCGTGTCAGTACCGGGCGCCGCGACGCCGCGCCGTGGTCCGAACACCTTGCGTGTCTGGACCAGATCGAGGATCTGATCAACGGCCTTAACTCATCGATTCCGGTCATCGTCGCCGGTGACTTCAACCAGAAGATCCCGCGTGCGAGGCAGCCGATTCTGGTTGCCGACCGTCTCGCCGAGGTGATGACAGGGTGGACGTGCCACACGGCCGGGACGACCGATGACGGTCAGCTCATCGACCACATCGCGTCGAATGTCGACTGTGTCGACGTGCGAACGTGGCCGGGAACGACGGGTGACTTGCGTCTGAGCGATCACTCTGGGGTCGTGTGCGAGCTCGCGCCGATCCCGACGTGACTCCCTGGGTTTGCCAAACACAGGATTGTCCCCAAACTCTATTCGCGCAGCGCTCGCCCTGCCCATGTGTCAGGCACGTCTCTTTCGGTTGTAGACGTGCGGGCGCACTTAGTCAGGCACTTTGTCTGTCCGCCCAGATTGCGCATATGGAGCAGGCAGCGATGAGCATTGCGCCCACCAATGTCGTCCAGATGCCCCAGTCCGCCAATGAAATTATGCCCTGGATCTCGATCTCGTCAGATCTGTCGGACACAGTGTTCAGCGCAATCGCGGACACTGCGATGACCGCCAAGCCCCCTGTAGCCGCAATCCACAGCAACCACCCCCTGCCTTGCGTCGCTCTCTCGAAGATCGCCGCACTGCACAACGCGATCAGGGCCAACGTGATTCTGCCGTCCCCCTGCATACCGGACAAAGTCACGGACGTAGCCGAGGCCGGATCAATCAATTTGACCCACGGTCCCAGACTGCCTACTGCCGCCGCCACAAGGCCCAGGACGCCAACGACCAGAGATGCGGAGAGCGTGTCAACGGTGCGCAGAGGGACGATGCCGCGTCGAGTCGGCCCGGGCTCCTCGTCGGAGTCCTCATAGATTCGTGCGTAGTACGGATTGCGGCCGGTTTGGTCGTCCATGAGATCAATTAGACGTGATCAAGCGATGTCTTTGTCAAGAATGGCTGCCCCCGGCGGGTTGCGCTCATGACGCGTATCCGATCAGAGGTACCAAAGAACTTACTGCACTGGGTTCGAGTCCCCGCTTGAACGTTCCGTTGTGGTCATTTTGATCGGGAGCGTGGTGACCCAACTTCCCGGGAAGTGCACCACCGGAGGTGACTCGACCGCATCGGTGGGACGTCCACCAGTGCCTCATTCGTTGTGTACGCACCGTCGACACCGCCAACAGAACCGGTCCACGGGTTGGCCAATCAACAGCTCCTGTCCACAGGTAGGCGGAGCACGTTGGTCCTACCCAGACGGGAGTGACCTCTGGGCCCGAGGAGAACTTGGACCCGGCCCGGTTCTACAGAAGTCGCGGTCGACCCGGAACCGTTCGCCAACATCTGCGCGAACGGGGACGGCTACTCTTTCACGTCGCCGCCGGGGAACGTCGCCAGCACGATCCATCCCGATTCGAGCCCCGCGGGGCAGGTGGGTCGTCAGGCGTTCACCAACGTCGCGGACCCGTGGACGGGCCGCTGGGCATCAACGCGGACAACGACAACTACGCGTCCGCATCACAAAGACAGTTGTCGTTCTCATCTGCACTGAACAGGGGGTTTGCTCCGCTCCCGATTCGGTTGTGCTGCAGACCGCCGAGACCCTCACCGTCGGAGATTCAACCTGTGTGTCACGAGAGGGACGAAATAGCTCGCATGCTCGAAGCGATGCAATCCGCATCTCACGCGGTGCGAGTCTGACGTAGTGGCTCGGTGCGAGGTCACTTGTGCCCCCCCCCGGGTCAGAGCATTGAGCTGCGGTAGCGCCGTCTGGGACCCGCGGGCGCCCAGATAGGTGTTACCGGTCTCGGTGCGTCGCGTGGACGTGCAGTGGTTCGACGAGTGCGTAGTACGAACGACGGACAGATTTACTGAAAGCTTTGCATTAATTTCAAGTTCGTCGGGATCCACCGGCACCACGTAAACAAGCAGGGGAGATCAATCACATGATTCTCGTAGGAGTCATCGGCCTTGGATTCGCAATTGGCGCTGCTGCGGCGGTGAACCGCAAGCGTCGGTAGCCAGAGCGCCCGGTGGGAATCGAATCCCACCGGGCATTCGGATACATTCGCGCTATAACCGAAAGAACTCCGTGGCATCTGAGATTCTAGTAAAAGGCACCCATGTCGGCTTTTCCCGTGGTTCCCGCATCGTCTTCGACAACGCGGCGTTCGAGGTTTCGGCCGGCCAAAGAGTGGGATTGGTGGGTGCCAACGGATCGGGAAAAACCACACTAATGCGCTTGATATGCGGACTCCTCGAACCTGCCACCGGGTTGGTAACAACTTTCGGCCAGCGCGCCAGCCGGATGAACTTGGAGAGCCGCCGTAAAACAAGTCTTTTTCTGGGAGGTGAAGCCTCCCTGTACGGCCGTTTGACTGCAAGAGAAAATATACAGTACTTCGCCCAGCTGGGTGGGATGTCGCGGTCGGAATCACGAAACGCTACTCGGTCAATCATGTCTGCATTAGACATTACCTGGTTCGCTGACAAGGCGATAAGGGAGACCTCGCGTGGAATGCGCCAGCGAGTTGCTCTCGCAAGGGCTTTAGTTCACCAGCCGGAGCTCGTCCTCCTCGACGAACCTACTACCGGCATGGACGTGGAGGGCGTTCAGTTATTTCAAGACCTAGTTGCGAGTGAGGTGCTTCGAGGAACTGCGATGTTGATCTCCGGTCACAACGCTCTCGAACTGACCGAAATCTGCGACAACTACTGGGTGACCTCAAACGGTACCGTTTATCCGGCGATGCGCCATACGCTGGATCTGTTGCCCAACTTACCCGCTGCTGATGCACTACGACAGGCACTGTGCGGGGTACGCTTTGTATAGATTGCGTGTGGCGTTCGTCAAAGAGCTTCGTCAGCAGATCAGGGATCGCAGAGTGGTCGTGATGATGCTTGTTCCTGCCTTCATTGCGCCTTTCATGTGTCTCATCCTGTTCCTAGGGCAGTCGGCATCTTCGCAATCCGACCAACGGGTGCTCACAGTTACGTCGGAGGATCCCGATTCCGGAGTGATGCACGCGATCGAAAAAATTGAGAGATCGCTCAATAGTGAAGCCTCGCTGGATTCTGACGATATCAGCTGGCTAGTACGAAGCACCGACTCGCCAATGAATGACCTACTCCGGGGTCGAAGCGACCTGGCAATAATTGTAGGAATTGGCGGCGGTGCCCGCGTTGTGGCAAGTCCAATAAGCCTCGACTCCGCCGAATTGATCACCCAGGTTGTCAAACGGCTGCAGACTTCCGAAGGAATGTATTCGACGTTCGACGGGCCTCCAAGCTCTCGGCTGAATCAAGAATTCTCCCAGCTCAAAGTCGTGAGTTTCCTCGATGAGGCATCCGCTAAGAGGGCACTTGCTGGCTACCTCCTGCCTATCTTGTTACTGTCGCTATTTACACTGGTCGGTAGTCCGATTGCAATCGATGCTGTTGCAGCGGAAAAAGAAAATGGTACCTTTGAAAGTTTGATGGTCTTGGGTGCGCCGGGCTGGGGGATCATTTTGGGGAAATTGTTATCAGTGGTGTGTGCTTCGGTGGTGATGGGCACGGCGTCACTTCTGCTGCTTCTCGGGGTCGGGCACATCGAGCCGCGCGGATCCTGGAACCTGGGAATGGATAATATAGTGGCTGCTGGAATTGGTCCGGCGCAGGTGATTTTGATAGCAGTATTGACGACCTCGGCCGTGGTTCTGAGTAGCGCGATTCTTCTTCTTGTGAGCGGCGTGGCGAATACAGTCAAGGAAGCGCAGTACTGGGTTTCCCTTGTTGCGTTCTTGCCAATCGCCCTGGGTGGCGCGTCGGTTCTTGCTGCAGACGAGCATGGTGCAGGGCGACTCCTTGGCGCAGTTCCGTTTGCCAATAGTGCGCTAGGCATCTCGAACGTTGCTTCCGGTCGTATCGATACCGGCGCACTTGTCCTTACTGTGTCGATCAACGCGGTGATAACGTTTGTCATCGTTGCAATTATGGTCCGCACCCTTTTCATGGGCCGTTTGCGTTTCTTTGCTTGGACGGCATGAAGAAACGAAAAGCGCCTAGGGCCAATTCGAGTTGACTCGACTACGCGTGAAGCCGAGTCGGTCATTACTAATGAAGTGAGGACGTGATCACCCGGTCAGCAAGTCACACCCAATGGAGCTGCTGGTCAACGAAACTGCTTCAGGCGTCATCCCCACGCGCCCAGGCGATAGCGATGAGGCGCCGCAGTACATCGAGGTCGATCTGGTCCAGCCTGCGAACATAGACGCACCCTGCGCCCTCGGTGTACGTGCCGAGAGAGGGGAGCAACGTCGCGCCCTCGGGAAGATCCTTGAGTCCGTACAGCGACAGCTGCGCTTTCCGGGGTGAGAACGCGACCTTGGGCCAGTCGCCGCATGTGCGTGGGTTGGCCGGTGAGACATAGCGATAGCTGCCGTAACCCACCATCGACGGGCCCCACATCACGGGCTCGACCCCAGTCACTTCCGCGAAGATATCGGCTAGAACAAGTCCGTCTTCCCGGCGGCGTGCGGGTGTCGCGGCGGCGAGAAATTCTGCGACGTCGGCGTCGGTCGGCTTCGTGCTGGGCTCGGCCATGGGTTGCATCGTGCCACACAGGTCACGGTGTCAGCTCGGCACAACGCTCCTCCAGGAATGCTTGTAGTCGCGCCGTCGTCTTGTCGTCGAAACCGATGGAACCCACGTGGTCGGCGGCAGCTCGAACACCGGCACAGACGTCATCCAGTACGCGGATCACTGCTTTTCGGGGAAGCGCGTGACGTGCCGAGCTGTCGAGGACGTGGTCACGCGTCCACCTGTTGTTGCGGCCGTAGAACGTCAGGGCCATGGGGTCGTTCCACGACATGTAGGGCTGGGTGCACAACAGGTCGTACGCCGGAGTGACACCCCATAGACTGTGCTTGCCTTGGTGAATCGAATAGTTCTTGCCGTGTTGGGCACCATTGCCGATGACGTAGGAATACACGGT
This window harbors:
- a CDS encoding glycerophosphodiester phosphodiesterase family protein gives rise to the protein MAMRRVLLTVSMCMALAACSAQDTETAKPLDGFDLQAHRGGLGLVTESTLASFTNALELGVTTLEMDTQITEDGIAVVTHDRKVSDAKCRDTRPATDGDREFPYVGKYVNTLTLAQVRTLNCGVTQLDGYPEQRMATDAGIPTLDEVLALVNSYDSTVQLNIETKVEAAAPTETASREQFADVVLASVGAAGLLDRTTIQSFDWGALLAVQKVDPSVRLVALTEPDFLEVEEPGASPWLGGLDIDDFDGDPVAAVQSFGAHALSPVQGTPQKGAVGDPDFELYVTPAMVTSAHAAGIRVVPWTVDDPATMAALMDMGVDGIITDYPDRLREVMGERGMALPEPATVR
- a CDS encoding FadR/GntR family transcriptional regulator; its protein translation is MRAHEVVLHRIEQDLAAARLRVGDRLPAERALAEELGVGRSSVREAIRVLEAMGVVKTSVGSGPDAGAIVVADPATSIGSALRLHMATQFLPIADVVQTRVLLESWALREAAARTPDLSAIDELLERMDDQSLEPDQFHRLDAELHVRFAGLAGNVLIEAMMTSLRDSIHGYVMDAVPMLDDWSAVAVNLRCEHRGIVDALRRGHGAKAATLAREHIEGFYGLMRLD
- a CDS encoding (Fe-S)-binding protein, whose translation is MRIALFATCLADALFPESAKATVSLLERLGHTVVFPSDQTCCGQMHVNTGYLKEAAPLVRHHVEVFEKSSWDVAVAPSGSCVGSVRHQHAMVARRAGDEDLATRAEDIAGRTYELSELLVDVLGVTDVGAYYPHRVTYHPTCHSLRMLRVGDKPLELLRNVRGMTLVELPQAESCCGFGGTFALKNSETSTAMLSDKMANVLSTGAEVCSAGDSSCLMHIGGGLSRLRTGVKTVHLAEILASTEAA
- a CDS encoding LutB/LldF family L-lactate oxidation iron-sulfur protein — translated: MTTFLGSPGIGNIRGEESFPKAAKRALQDTQMRRNVGAATKTIREKRLGAVAECDDWEELRLAGSALKTDVMSRLPELLQQLEANVTARGGVVHWARDADEANRIITDLVKATGSDEVVKVKSMATQETVLNEYLEAEGIAAIETDLAELIVQLGDDKPSHILVPAIHRNRAEIREIFLRRMPGVDAAITDEPRELAMAAREHLRRKFLSAKVAISGANFGVAETGTLAVVESEGNGRMCLTLPDTLITLMGIEKLVPTFADLEVFMQLLPRSSTAERMNPYTSMWTGVHEGDGPQNFHLVLIDNGRTNVLADEVGRAALNCIRCSACLNVCPVYERTGGHAYGSVYPGPIGAILSPQLTGTTGHDDPNASLPYASSLCGACFDACPVRINIPEILVHLRAEQVDSERGGIPGGQEIAMRAAGWAMNSPKRFGMAEKAAGVGRLLAGKKGHIESLPFPGSLWTTSRDMPAPPKETFHQWWARTHEDDA
- a CDS encoding LutC/YkgG family protein; its protein translation is MSAKAEILRRIRSATEGGVTGADVPRDYDRAALVGRGNVDRFAETVDDYRAQVYRIFEAEIAGTVASLLGGGRAVVPVDLPSAWVDGIAVVPDEGLSVNQLDAVDAVITGCAVGIAATGTIVLDAGEAQGRRALTLVPDHHICIVKADQVVDTVPQAFAVLDASRPLTFISGPSATSDIELNRVEGVHGPRRLNVLIVS
- a CDS encoding endonuclease/exonuclease/phosphatase family protein, which codes for MSTARTTVATWNVEWATTRGRRGAEVRDRLTRLAADILVVTEGRRGLLPDDGYTLDGGDDWGYAIEPDRRKVLVYSRQPLSDVIRIESGGGAGRVVAALTETPIGPVRLLAVCIPWSRARVSTGRRDAAPWSEHLACLDQIEDLINGLNSSIPVIVAGDFNQKIPRARQPILVADRLAEVMTGWTCHTAGTTDDGQLIDHIASNVDCVDVRTWPGTTGDLRLSDHSGVVCELAPIPT
- the ccmA gene encoding heme ABC exporter ATP-binding protein CcmA; amino-acid sequence: MASEILVKGTHVGFSRGSRIVFDNAAFEVSAGQRVGLVGANGSGKTTLMRLICGLLEPATGLVTTFGQRASRMNLESRRKTSLFLGGEASLYGRLTARENIQYFAQLGGMSRSESRNATRSIMSALDITWFADKAIRETSRGMRQRVALARALVHQPELVLLDEPTTGMDVEGVQLFQDLVASEVLRGTAMLISGHNALELTEICDNYWVTSNGTVYPAMRHTLDLLPNLPAADALRQALCGVRFV
- a CDS encoding ABC transporter permease; this encodes MAFVKELRQQIRDRRVVVMMLVPAFIAPFMCLILFLGQSASSQSDQRVLTVTSEDPDSGVMHAIEKIERSLNSEASLDSDDISWLVRSTDSPMNDLLRGRSDLAIIVGIGGGARVVASPISLDSAELITQVVKRLQTSEGMYSTFDGPPSSRLNQEFSQLKVVSFLDEASAKRALAGYLLPILLLSLFTLVGSPIAIDAVAAEKENGTFESLMVLGAPGWGIILGKLLSVVCASVVMGTASLLLLLGVGHIEPRGSWNLGMDNIVAAGIGPAQVILIAVLTTSAVVLSSAILLLVSGVANTVKEAQYWVSLVAFLPIALGGASVLAADEHGAGRLLGAVPFANSALGISNVASGRIDTGALVLTVSINAVITFVIVAIMVRTLFMGRLRFFAWTA
- a CDS encoding DUF1801 domain-containing protein — encoded protein: MAEPSTKPTDADVAEFLAAATPARRREDGLVLADIFAEVTGVEPVMWGPSMVGYGSYRYVSPANPRTCGDWPKVAFSPRKAQLSLYGLKDLPEGATLLPSLGTYTEGAGCVYVRRLDQIDLDVLRRLIAIAWARGDDA